DNA sequence from the Streptomyces sp. MST-110588 genome:
CTCCAGGGCGACAACACGCTCTACAACCTGCCGATGGTCAACCACATACGGGGCCCGGTCGATGTGGCGGCGCTGCGCGGTATATGGGAGGACCTGGCCGAGCGTCACGAGGTGCTGCGCTCCAATTACGTGGAGCGCGACGGCGTGCCGGAGTTGCGTATCCGTCCGGAGCTGGGCGAGGACTTCTTCCGGTACGCCGATGTCTCGGGCGATCCCGACCCGCTGGTCTCCGCGCGCGAGCTGGCGCGCCAGGCGGCCCAGCACCGCTTCGACCTCGCCGTGGACCCGCTGGTCAAGGTGCTCGTGGTGCGGCTCGGGCCGGATGAGCACATCCTCCAGGTGACCATGCACCACTCCGTCAACGACGGCGCCTCGCCGAAGATCTTCCAGCGTGAGCTGCCCGAGCTCTACGCGGCCCGCCGCGAGGGCCGGCCGCACCGGCTGGAGCCGCTGCCGGTCCGCTACCGGGACTACGCGCGCTGGCAGCGGGACCTGCTGGCCTCCTCGGCGCTGGAGGGTGAACTGGAGTACTGGAAGCGGACCCTGCGGGACGTACCGGTGCTGCGGCTGCCGACCGACCACCCCCGCCCGGCGCGCCGGAGCTTCACCGGTGACCTGCACACCTTCACCGTTCCGGCGCCCCTCATGCGGGAGCTGCGGCATCTGGCGGCGCGTGAGTCGGCCACTTTGTTCACCGTTCTGCTGGCGGCGCTGTACCTGCTGCTCGCGCGCCGCAGCGGACAGCGTGACCTGGTCATCGGCACTCCCACCACCGGCCGCAACCGCCCGGAACTCCAGGGCCTGCTGGGTTTCTTCAACAGTACGGTCGCCCTGCGCGCGGATGTCCACGGCGACCAGGGCCTGCGGGACTTCATCCGGCACGTACGGACGGTGGTCCTCCAGGCGCTGGAGCACCAGGAGATCCCGTTCGACCGGGTGGTCAGTGCGCTGGGCGTCGAGCGGGACCTGAGCCGGTCCCCGCTGTTCGACGTGTCGTACGTGCATCAGATACTGCCGCCCATGCAGCAGTTGGACGGTACGGCGGTCGGCTTCTTCGACGAGCGCCACACCTCCTCCAACCTCTTCGGCGGGCTGCCGACCGGCACCGCGAAGTTCGATCTGACGCTGGTCACCTCCGACCGGGAGGGGGACGAGGAGATGGCCGCGTGCCTGGAATACAGCACGGAGCTGTTCACCGCGCGGACGGCCGCCGGGATGACCGAGGAGTACGTCGGTCTGCTGTGGGAGATCGTCGCGGCCGGTACGGCCGATGCGTCCGGTACGGCCGGTGACGCGGGCGATCCGCCGCTGTCACGCTTCCTCGACGGCTCCGCTGAAACGGTTCGGCCGGCGCCGCCCGCCACCATTCCCGCGCTGTTCGAGGCGCAGGCCGCACGTACTCCGGACGCGACGGCCCTGCGCGTGCCCGGGGACGACACCACCAGCACCAGCACCGGCACCGGCACCGGCACGGAGAACACCTCCGGCACCGAACTCAGCTATGCCGCGCTGGACGCCCTGGCCAACCGGACCGCCCGGGAGCTGATCGCCCGCGGCGCCGGTCCGGAGGAGCGCGTCGCGGTGCTGCTGCCGCGCTCCGCGCACCTGGTCGTCTCACTCCTCGCCGTACTGAAGTCGGGCGCCGCCTTCATCCCTCTGGACCCGCACTACCCCGAACAGCGGCTGCGGCTGATGCTCGACGACGCGGCCCCCGCACTCGTGATCACCGACACCGCGCACGCAGCCCGCGCCCCGCTGTCCGGCCGCGCGGACCTCCTGGTCGTCGACGATCCTCGTACGACCGCACGGATCGCCGCCCGCCCCGGCGGAACCGTCCACGACGCGGAACGGCGCGGCCCGCTGCTGCACTCCCACGCCGCGTACATCATCTACACGTCCGGGACCAGCGGCCGTCCCAAGGGGTGGTGGTGCCCCATACGGGGATGTCCACGGTGCTGCGCGGCACCACTCCCGTGATGGGGCTGGGCGAGGGCGGCCGGGCGCTCCAGTTCTGCTCGCCCAGCTTCGACCTGGGTCTGTTCGAGATGGTCGAGACGCTGACCAGCGGGGCGACCCTGGTGGTCGCGCCCGCCGAGCGGCTGCGGCCGGGCGGTCCGCTGGAGCGCCTGGCCCACCAGGAGCGGATCACGGCGCTCTCGCTGCCGCCCTCGGCGCTGGCCGCACTCGTGCCCGGTGAGAGCCTGCCCGTGCGGACGCTGATCCGCAGCGGGGGCGAGGCGCTGCCGCCGGAGCTGGCCGCCCGCTGGTCGGAGCACCACGCCCTGGTCAACGGGTACGGCCCCACGGAGACCACGGTGGTCGCCACGATCTCGGACCGGCTCGACGGCGCCCGCGCGCCCATCGGCCGGGCCCTGCCCGGAACCACCCTCCACGTCCTGGACGGTGAGCTGGCGCCGGTCCCCGAGGACCGGCCCGGTGAGCTCTACATCGCGGGCCCCACCGTGGCCCGGGGCTATCTGGGGCACCCGGCGCTGACGGCGGAACGGTTCGTCGCCGATCCGTTCGCGGCCGACGGCAGCCGGATGTACCGCACCGGTGACATCGTCCGCCGGACCGCCGACGGCGAACTGCACTTCGTCGGCCGGTCCGACCGGCAGCTCAAGATCCGCGGCCATCGCGTCGAGCCGGGTGAGATCGAAGCGGCGCTGCTGCGGCACCGTACGGTCGCCGCAGCCGCCGTCCGGGAGTGGGCCGACGCCGGCGGGGACACCCGGCTCGTGGCGTACGTCGTGCCCGCAGCCCATACCCCGGCGACGACCGCACCGGCGGGCACCTGTCTGGCCGACACCCTGCCGGCGGATCTCGCTACCGTCCTGCCCGCCCACGCCGTGCCCTCGGCCGTCATGGTCATCCCCGAACTGCCGCTGACCCCCAACGGCAAGACCGACCACAGCGCGCTGCCCGCCCCCGGATTCGCCGCGAAGACCGCCGGCGGCTCCAACGGCGCCGACGTCGGTCCCGGCAGCTTTGGCAGGGCACCGCGCACCGAGCGGGAGCGGCGGCTGTGCGCCCTGTTCGCCGAGGTGCTGGGCCTGCCCTCGGTCGGGACCGACGACAACTTCTTCGAGCTGGGCGGCCATTCGCTGCTCACCACCCGGCTGGTCCGGCGTATCGAGGCCACCTTCGGCAGCACGGTCGACGTCTCGACGGTGTTCCTCGCGCCGACCGTCGCCTCCCTGGCGGAGGAGATCGGCGCGGTGGAGAAGGCCGGAGCGGTGGAGAAAACCGGAGCGGTGGAGAAAACCGGAGCGGTACGGGCAACCGACGTGGACGCCCCGCCGCTCGCCTTCGAAACGCTGCTCCCGCTGCGCGCCTCCGGCAGTCGGCCCGCGCTCTTCTGCGTCCATCCGGCGGCCGGGGTGAGCTGGATGTACTCGGTGCTGGCCCGGCAGCTCGGCCCGGACCGGCCCCTGTACGGGCTCCAGGGCCGCGGCATGGACGGCGTCGGGCCGCTGCCCGGCAGCATCGAGGAGATGGCCGCCGACTACGCGGAGCAGATCCGCGCCGTACAGCCCGAGGGCCCGTACCACCTGCTCGGCTGGTCCTTCGGCGGGATGGTGGCCCATGCCGTGGCGACCGCGCTTCAGGAGCGGGGGCAGGAGGTCGGACTGCTGGCACTGCTGGACTCCTACGTCCTTGCGGACCTGGAGGACCCGCCGCTCCAGCCGCCCGAGGGCGAGCACGCGCTGTACGCGGCGCTGCTGGAGTACGCGGGTATCCGGCCCGCCGGGATGCGGCAGGAGGAGGTGACCCCGGACCGCTTCCTGGAGATCGTACGGGGCTCGGACAACCCGCTCTCGGGCCTGTCCGAACGCCATCTGCTCGGAATGGGACGGGTGTTCGGCAACGACTCCGCCATCGCCCTGGGGTTCCGCCCGGCGAAGTTCACCGGAGATGTGCTGTTCTTCCGGGCGGCCAGGGGCCCGCACGATCCCCGGCCGCTGCTGGACCCGGACCTGTGGGCCCCGTACGTCACCGGCGGTCTGCGCATCCACCGGAGCACCTACTCCCACCAGGACATGGGCTCTCCCGCCGCGCTCGCCGACATCGGCCGGGTGGTGGCCGCCGCGCTGGACCAGGACGAGAGGAGCTGACGGCATGGCCGAGGAGCGGTGGCCGCTGACGGCGGCGCAGACGGGCATCTGGTTCGGACAGGAACTCGACCCGACGGGACTGCGTTACAACGTGGGGCAGTACGTGCACCTCCACGGCGCGGTCGACGAGGGCCGGTTCGAGCGCGCCCTGCGGACGGTCCTGGCGGGCAGCGAGACCTTGCGCGTACGGTTCGAGCGGGTGCCCGGCGGGGTCGAGCAGGTCCTGGCGCCGCCCCCCGAACGGCCGCTGCGGCGGGAGGACTTCAGCGGCTGCGCGGACCCGTGGGAGCGGGCCCGGCAGTTCATCGCCGAGGAGTTCGCGGTTCCGTACGACCTGGCGGTGGCTCCCGTCTTCGACCACTACCTGATCAAGGTCGGGGCGGCGGACCATCTGTGGTGCCTGAAGATGCACCACATCGTGTGCGACGGGATGGCCGTCGCCGCGCTCATCCGGCGGGTGGCCGCGGCGTACACCGCGCTGTGCGCGGGCGAGCCGGTCCCGTCCCGGGACGAGGTCTTCGACCGGCTGGAGACGCTGGTCACCGAGGACCAGCGCTACCGCGGGTCCGCACGGTTCCGCGACGATGCCGCGTTCTGGGCGGAGCGGCTCGCCGGGGCCGCGGACGCGCCGCAGTTCGCTGCGGGGCCCGTCCCGGCCGACGCCCGAGGTCATCTGCGCGTCGGTGCGCGGCTGCCGCGGGAGCACTGGGACCGGGTACGGGAACGGGCCAAGGCACTCGACGAGCCCTGGTCCGCCCTGTTCACCGCCGGGGTGGCGGTGGCGCTGCACGCCGACACCGGCCGGTCCGACATCACCGTGGGCCTGTCGGTACCGGCCCGAACCGGCCGGATCGCCCGCGGCTGCCTGGGGACGGCCGCGGACATCGTTCCGCTGCGCCTGGACGTCGATCCGGCGGCTCCGGTGGAGGAGTTGGTGCACGCCGCCGCGTCCGCGACCCGTACGGTCCTGCGCCACCAGCGCTACCGCCTGGAGGACATGCTCAGGGACGCCTCGGCGGTCGGGGACGGCCGACGGCTCCTGGGGCCCACGCTCAACCTGTTGTCCCTGGACCAGGACCTGGACTTCGCCGGGCTGCGGGCCACCGTGCACGTGGTCTCGCCCGGCCTCACCGACGGCTTTTCCCTCGGGGTCTACCACAACGGCGAGCCCGACCTGAGGGTGGACGCCGACGCGGGCGGCAGCCGCTATGCGGAGGCGGACGCGCGGGGCCAGGTGGAGCGGGTGCTGCGCGCGGTGTCGGCCGTGGCCCGGGCGGCGGAGGGCACGGCGGTCGGGAGGCTGCGGCTGGACGGCGGGCAGGCGGGGGCCGGCGCGGGGACGCGTACGGGTACGGATACAGGTACGGCGCGGGCGGATGCCGGGACCGTACGGTCTCCGGCTCCCCGTACCGATACGTACGCGCCGAAGCCAGAAACCGCACCACAACCGCGTCCTGCGTCCGGACCGGAGCACGCCCCGGCCACCATCGTCGGGCTCTTCGCACGGCAGGCTGCGGCGGTCCCTGGTTCGGTCGCCGTGGTCGCGGGCGCGCGACGGCTGACGTACGCCGAACTGGACGAGCGGTCGGAGCGGCTGGCCCACCGGATCGCCGGCCGCGGAGTGCGGCGCGGGGACCTGGTCGCCGTCGCACTGCCGCGCTCGGCCGATCTGGTCGTCGCGCTCCTCGCCGTGCTCAAGGCCGGCGCCGCCTACGTACCGCTGGATCCCGGCTATCCCGCCGACCGCCTGGCCGCGATGCTCGCCGACGCCCGGCCCGCACTGCTGGTCACCGGCCCGGACAGGGACACCGCGCGGACGGCGCCCGAGCTGCCCGTACTGCTGGTGGACAAGGAGGAGACGCAAGAGACCGACGAGCGTCCGGCCGCCGGGGTCACACCCCCCGACGGTGGTCCGGCCCCCGCCGACCCCGCCTACGTCATCTACACGTCCGGGTCGACCGGCCGGCCCAAGGGCGTGGTGGTGACCCACCGCAACGTCACCCGGCTGATCACCGGTACCACCCGGCGGTTCGGCTTCGGCCGCGCCGACATCTGGACGCTCTTCCACTCCCACGCGTTCGACTTCTCGGTGTGGGAGATGTGGGGCGCCCTGCTGCACGGCGGCAGGCTGGTCGTGGTGCCCGAGGACGTGGCCCGCTCGCCGGAGGAGTTCCGGGAGCTGCTGGTCACGGAGCGGGTGACGGTTCTCAGTCAGACCCCCTCCGCCTTCCAGCAGCTCGCCGGGGCCGACGCCCGGTGCCGGCCGGACGCGGGCGCCCGGCTCGCGCTGCGCTATGTGATCTTCGGCGGGGAGGCGCTGGAACCGCGGCGGCTGGCGGGCTGGTACGCGCGGCACGCCGACGACGCACCGTACTTGGTGAACATGTACGGCATCACCGAGACCACCGTGCATGTCACCGACGGTCCCCTGGACGCCTCGACGGCGGCGGAGGGCGGCAGCGTCATCGGAAGGCCGCTGCCCGACCTGCGGGTACATCTCCTGGACGCGGCGCTGCGCCCGGTGCCGGACGGTCTTCCGGGTGAGATGTACGTGTCCGGGGCGGGCGTCGCGCTGGGCTATCTGCACCGCCCGGCGCTGACCGCCGAGCGGTTCGTCGCCGACCCCTTCGGCCCGGTGGGCACCCGTATGTACCGCAGCGGGGACCTGGCCCGCCGCCGGGCGGACGGAACCCTGGAGTACCTGGGGCGCGCGGACCGGCAGGTGAAGATCCGCGGGTACCGCATAGAGCCCGGTGAGGTCGAGGCCCGGCTCGCCGAACTGCCCGGCGTCACCGACGCCGCCGTGCTGATCACCGAGTACGCGCCGGGTGACCGGCGCCTGACCGCCTATGTGGTCGCGGACGGCCCGGCGGCCGAGCAGGCGGCGCAGCGGGCGGCCGAGGTGCTGCCCGCGCACATGGTGCCCGCGGACTTCATCCCGGTCCCCGCCTTCCCCCTGACCGCCAACGGCAAGCTGGACGAGCGCAGACTGCGCGCGTTCCGGCCGGGAAGCGGCGGGGCGGGCGGGACAGGCGGCGGTGGCCGGGAGCCGCGCGGTGCGACGGAGACCGCGTTGCACGCGCTGTTCGCCGAGGTGCTGGGGGTGACGGACTTCGGCACCGAGGAGAGCTTTTTCGTCCTGGGCGGCAACTCCCTGCTGGCCAACAGCCTCCTGACCCGGATCCGTGCCACGCTCCCCGCCGCCCCGACGATCCGTGACGTCTTCCGGTCCTCGACCGTGGCGGGGCTCGCGGCCGTGATCGACGGCGGTACCGATGGCGGTACGGTGGCGCCGCAGGGCACCCGGCTGGTCCCGGTGCCCCGGCCCGACCGCGTCCCGGCCTCGTACGCCCAGCGCAGCCTGTGGTTCCTGCACCAACTGGGCGGCCAGGGACCGACGTACCACATCCCGCTTGCGGCCCGGCTGGACGGGCCGCTGGACGTGGCCGCGCTGCGCGCCGCGCTGGCCGATGTGCAGCGCCGCCACGAAAGCCTGCGCACGGTCTTCCCCGGCACCGACGGCGAGCCCTGGCAGCGCGTCCTGGAGGACCCCGACGTCCCCCTGACCACGCTGGAGATCGGCGGGACCGACGGGGTCGCCGGGGCCGCCGGAACCGACGAGGCCGGCCCGGCGGGCGAGGCAGGCCAAGCCGGTGAGGTCGCGCTGCACGCCGCGCTGGCGCGGGAGTTCCGGCGGGAGCTGGACCTGACCCGGCAGCAGCCGTGGCGCGCCACGCTGTTCACCCTCGCTCCCGACTCCCATGTGCTGCTGATCGTCGTGCACCACATCGCGGCCGACGAACACTCGCTGCACCCGCTGACCCGTGACCTGGCCACCGCCTACGCCGCGCGCCGCGCCGGCCGCGCCCCCGGGTGGCCGCCGCTGCCGGTGCAGTACGCGGACTTCACGCTCTGGCAGCGGCGCGTCCTGGGCCGCGAGGAGGACCCCGGGAGCCTGCTCGCCGCCGAACTGGCCCATTGGCGTACGGCGCTGCGCGGGGCCCCCGACGAGCTGCGGCTGCCGGCGGACCACCGCCGCCCACGGACCGCAGCACATCCCGGCGACGCCGTCCCCTTCACCTGGAGCCCCGAACTGGGCGCGCGGGCCGCCGAGTTGGCGATGTCCCGCGGCGCCACCGTCTTCATGGTGCTGCACGCCGCCGTGGCCTGTCTGCTCAGCAGGCTCGGGGCGGGCACCGACATCCCGCTGGGCACGGTGGCGGCGGGCCGTGACGAGGCGGCGCTGGAGGAGCTGGTCGGCTTCTTCACCCATACGCTCGTGCTGCGGACCGACCTGTCCGGGAATCCCGGCTTCTCGGCCGTCCTGGACCGGGTCCGGCACACCGACATCACGGCCTTCGCGCATCAGCGCGTTCCGTTCGAACGGGTCGTCGAGGCGGTCAATCCGCCGCGTGAGCTGGGCCGTCATCCGCTCTTCCAGGTGATGATCAGCATGCACACGGGCCGTCAGGCCGAGCTGCGGCTGCCGGGCCTGGAGGCCACCGCGTTCCAGCCGCCCCGCTCCATGGCCAAGTTCGCGCTGCTCTTCGACTTCACCGAGCGGGCGGACCACGGCATCGAGGGCGTACTGGAATACAGCGCGGACTCCTTCGAGCGGCCGACTGCGGAGCTGATCGTACGTGCGCTGGGGCGGCTGCTGGAGGGCGCGCTGTCCGATCCGGACCTGCCGTTCGAGGCCCTGGACATCCTGGACGCGGACGAGGAGCGCCGGCTGAACCTGAACCTGGACCTGCCGGCCGCGCAGGGCGGGACGGCCGGGCACGACGGGACGGCCGCGGAGGCGGCGCGGGCGACGGACCCGCTGGACTCGGCGGAGACCACGGGCTCCGCCTCCGTGTCCGCCTCGGCCCCCACGTCCGCCTCCGCCTCCGCCTCCGCGGAACTGCTCGACGCCCTGTTCCGCTCGGTCCTCGGCCGCGACCGGATCGATCGCGAGGAGAACTTCTTCCGTCTCGGGGGCGACAGCATCCTCGCCATCCAACTGGTGACCCGGGCCCGCGCCGCCGGTCTCCTGATCAGCCCCAAGGACGTCTTCACCCACCAGAGCGTCCGGGCGCTCGCACGGGTCGCGGACCGCGCGGTGCCCACCGCCTCCGCGCCCGCCGCGCCGCCCGCCCACCAGCCGCTGGGCACCCTGCCTACCACGCCGATCATGGAGTGGCTCGCCTCGCTCGGCGGGCCGGTGGAGGGGTTCGCCCAGTCCGTCGTGTGCCGGCTGCCCCCGACGGTCACCGACGAGTCGCTGCGCGCGGCCCTTCAGCAGGTGCTGGACCACCACGACGCACTACGGATGCGGCTCATCGGCGAGGCCGGCGAGCCGTGGCGGCTGGAGGTCCGGCCGCCCGGCGCCGTACGCGCCGCATCGTGTCTGCACCGGGTCTCCCTGGCCCGCGAAGGCATCACCGCGAGGACCACCAACGACCCCGACAACCCCAGCGATTCCGGCGATCCACACGGTTCGCAGGACCTGCGGCGCCTCCTGGACGAGCTGCGCCGGGACGCGCGGCGCCGTCTGGACCCGCGCGCCGGGAACCTGCTGCGCGCCATCTGGCTCGACGGCGAACACCCCCTGCTCCTGCTGGTCATCCACCACTTCGCGGTGGACGGGGTCTCCTGGCGCATCCTCCTGCCGGACCTGGCGGCGGCGCACACCGCCGCGCTGCGCGGCGGGTCGGCGGCGCTCGCGCCCGTACCGGTGCCGCTGCGCACCTGGGCGCAGGCGCTGGAGTCGGCGGCGTACGGCCCACGGGTGGCGGCCGAACAGGGCTGGTGGCAGCGCCTGCTGGACCGGGCGGGCGGGGTGATCGGCACCCGCGCGCTGGACCGTACCCGGGACGTCGTCGCAAGCTCCGAGTCGCTGAGCGTCACCCTGGAGCCGGGGGAGACCGCGGCGCTGCTGGCCGACGTGCCGAACCGTTTCCACGCGGCGGTCCCCGACATCCTCCTGTCCGCGCTCTCGGTCGCGCTGCACCGCTGGCGCGGCAACCCGGCCGGCCGGCCCGTACTGGTCGACCTGGAAGGGCACGGCCGTGACGTGTCGCCGGGCGACGACCTGGACGGCGGCCTGGACGTGTCGCGGACCGTCGGCTGGTTCACCGTGCTCCACCCGGTCCTGCTGGACGCGCGGGTGCCGGACTGGGACGCCATGCGCGACCACGGTGACGGCCTGGCCGCCGCCGCCAAGCGGATCAAGGAGCACCTGCGGGCGGTGCCCGGCCAGGGCGCGGGCCACGGTCTGCTGCGCTACCGGGGGCAGCGGCTGCCCGACGTCCACGCGCCCATCGCGTTCAACTACCTGGGGCGCTTCGACACCCAGGGGGCGGGCGAGTGGGAGCCGCTGCCGGGCAGCTTCCGCGGCGAGGCGGATCCGGCGCTGCCGCTCGCGCACACGCTGTCGGTCGACGCCTTCGTCGAACGCGGCCCGGACGGACCGCGGATGCGGGTGGTGTGGACCTGGCCCCGGGAGGTGCTCGACGGCGCGGCCGTCACCGAACTGGCCGAGTCCTGGCGGACGGTGCTGGGCGCGTTCGTCACCCACCACACCGGGCCGTCCGGCGGCGCCCGTACCCCTTCGGACTTCCCGCTCGTGCACGTCGGTCAGGCCCGTATCGAGGCGCTGGAGGAGGAGTACGGCGCCCTGGCCGACCTGCTGCCGGTCACGCCGCTGCAGGCGGGCCTGCTCTTCCACACCCTGTACGACGGGCCCGCCGCCGACGGTCCGGACGGCCCCGCCGACGGTCCGGACGGCCCCGGCGACGGTCCCGGGCGGCACGATCCGTACGTGGTCCAGCTCGCCCTGGACCTGACCGGTGACATCGAGCCGGCCCGGCTGCACGACGCCGTACGCGCTCTCCTCGCGCGCCACCCGCACCTGGGCGGTGGCTTCGTCACCGACGGGCTGGAGCACCCGGCCCTCCTCGTGCCGCGCGAGGTGACGGTCCCCTGGCGTACGGCCGACCTCACCGGCCTGCCCGATGCCGACCGCACGACGGCCGTACGGCGACTGGCGCGGGAGGACCGGCGGCGCTTCGACCCGCACACCCCGCCGTTGCTGCGGTTCACCCTGATCCGTACGGCGCGGCGCCACTGGCGACTGGTCTTCACCCACCACCACCTGCTGCTGGACGGCTGGTCGGTGCCGATCGCGCTGCGCGAGCTCTTCGCGCTGTACGAAGGGAAGTCCCTGGCACCCGCCCCCGCCCATGAGGACGCTCTGCGGTGGCTGGCGG
Encoded proteins:
- a CDS encoding non-ribosomal peptide synthetase, with the translated sequence MAEERWPLTAAQTGIWFGQELDPTGLRYNVGQYVHLHGAVDEGRFERALRTVLAGSETLRVRFERVPGGVEQVLAPPPERPLRREDFSGCADPWERARQFIAEEFAVPYDLAVAPVFDHYLIKVGAADHLWCLKMHHIVCDGMAVAALIRRVAAAYTALCAGEPVPSRDEVFDRLETLVTEDQRYRGSARFRDDAAFWAERLAGAADAPQFAAGPVPADARGHLRVGARLPREHWDRVRERAKALDEPWSALFTAGVAVALHADTGRSDITVGLSVPARTGRIARGCLGTAADIVPLRLDVDPAAPVEELVHAAASATRTVLRHQRYRLEDMLRDASAVGDGRRLLGPTLNLLSLDQDLDFAGLRATVHVVSPGLTDGFSLGVYHNGEPDLRVDADAGGSRYAEADARGQVERVLRAVSAVARAAEGTAVGRLRLDGGQAGAGAGTRTGTDTGTARADAGTVRSPAPRTDTYAPKPETAPQPRPASGPEHAPATIVGLFARQAAAVPGSVAVVAGARRLTYAELDERSERLAHRIAGRGVRRGDLVAVALPRSADLVVALLAVLKAGAAYVPLDPGYPADRLAAMLADARPALLVTGPDRDTARTAPELPVLLVDKEETQETDERPAAGVTPPDGGPAPADPAYVIYTSGSTGRPKGVVVTHRNVTRLITGTTRRFGFGRADIWTLFHSHAFDFSVWEMWGALLHGGRLVVVPEDVARSPEEFRELLVTERVTVLSQTPSAFQQLAGADARCRPDAGARLALRYVIFGGEALEPRRLAGWYARHADDAPYLVNMYGITETTVHVTDGPLDASTAAEGGSVIGRPLPDLRVHLLDAALRPVPDGLPGEMYVSGAGVALGYLHRPALTAERFVADPFGPVGTRMYRSGDLARRRADGTLEYLGRADRQVKIRGYRIEPGEVEARLAELPGVTDAAVLITEYAPGDRRLTAYVVADGPAAEQAAQRAAEVLPAHMVPADFIPVPAFPLTANGKLDERRLRAFRPGSGGAGGTGGGGREPRGATETALHALFAEVLGVTDFGTEESFFVLGGNSLLANSLLTRIRATLPAAPTIRDVFRSSTVAGLAAVIDGGTDGGTVAPQGTRLVPVPRPDRVPASYAQRSLWFLHQLGGQGPTYHIPLAARLDGPLDVAALRAALADVQRRHESLRTVFPGTDGEPWQRVLEDPDVPLTTLEIGGTDGVAGAAGTDEAGPAGEAGQAGEVALHAALAREFRRELDLTRQQPWRATLFTLAPDSHVLLIVVHHIAADEHSLHPLTRDLATAYAARRAGRAPGWPPLPVQYADFTLWQRRVLGREEDPGSLLAAELAHWRTALRGAPDELRLPADHRRPRTAAHPGDAVPFTWSPELGARAAELAMSRGATVFMVLHAAVACLLSRLGAGTDIPLGTVAAGRDEAALEELVGFFTHTLVLRTDLSGNPGFSAVLDRVRHTDITAFAHQRVPFERVVEAVNPPRELGRHPLFQVMISMHTGRQAELRLPGLEATAFQPPRSMAKFALLFDFTERADHGIEGVLEYSADSFERPTAELIVRALGRLLEGALSDPDLPFEALDILDADEERRLNLNLDLPAAQGGTAGHDGTAAEAARATDPLDSAETTGSASVSASAPTSASASASAELLDALFRSVLGRDRIDREENFFRLGGDSILAIQLVTRARAAGLLISPKDVFTHQSVRALARVADRAVPTASAPAAPPAHQPLGTLPTTPIMEWLASLGGPVEGFAQSVVCRLPPTVTDESLRAALQQVLDHHDALRMRLIGEAGEPWRLEVRPPGAVRAASCLHRVSLAREGITARTTNDPDNPSDSGDPHGSQDLRRLLDELRRDARRRLDPRAGNLLRAIWLDGEHPLLLLVIHHFAVDGVSWRILLPDLAAAHTAALRGGSAALAPVPVPLRTWAQALESAAYGPRVAAEQGWWQRLLDRAGGVIGTRALDRTRDVVASSESLSVTLEPGETAALLADVPNRFHAAVPDILLSALSVALHRWRGNPAGRPVLVDLEGHGRDVSPGDDLDGGLDVSRTVGWFTVLHPVLLDARVPDWDAMRDHGDGLAAAAKRIKEHLRAVPGQGAGHGLLRYRGQRLPDVHAPIAFNYLGRFDTQGAGEWEPLPGSFRGEADPALPLAHTLSVDAFVERGPDGPRMRVVWTWPREVLDGAAVTELAESWRTVLGAFVTHHTGPSGGARTPSDFPLVHVGQARIEALEEEYGALADLLPVTPLQAGLLFHTLYDGPAADGPDGPADGPDGPGDGPGRHDPYVVQLALDLTGDIEPARLHDAVRALLARHPHLGGGFVTDGLEHPALLVPREVTVPWRTADLTGLPDADRTTAVRRLAREDRRRFDPHTPPLLRFTLIRTARRHWRLVFTHHHLLLDGWSVPIALRELFALYEGKSLAPAPAHEDALRWLAGRDQEAARTAWRAALEGPSRPTSVVGRARTGPGRPRRKTAHRTGPATSRANRTSSPSPRT